In the genome of Saccharothrix australiensis, one region contains:
- a CDS encoding phage major capsid protein: MNIDELRARIAEIETELRSIHETAGDQALDEDQTRRWETLDTELGEARQALATATETEARAGRVARSRAAFGTRMAPRGTEDPIGEPDGIEQGYRGNNPWDLDAVTRSLHRDAPERAGRELRARALDAVEKVRGVNDASKQHITQLLDQFDIEEDDAEGRGARAIAAHIIATSSKEYTRAWSKAFKTAVRNGHPDVEALAVLQRAASLTDAAGGYAVPLPVDPTLILNDNGSVSPLRRIATVRTATTDVYRTVNATAVTASYDAEGSEVSDDTPVWANTDITMHMARGFLPFSIEIGGDYPNWTADTAFLLNDAKVNLENTKFVLGSGVGEPVGIVTALAGGAFEIASAAADTLALADVYKLDEELPERFYDQAQWLAHKKIYSALRQAGGSNLDDFWADLGKGQPSELLGHPVNNASAMDGVINATQDNRVAILGDWQYFWIIDRVGFSTELIPHLFHTANNRPSGQRGVFAYWRNGSDSVNDRAFRMLNVT, from the coding sequence GTGAACATTGACGAACTGCGCGCCCGGATCGCCGAGATCGAGACCGAGCTGCGCAGCATCCACGAGACCGCCGGGGACCAGGCGCTCGACGAGGACCAGACCCGGCGGTGGGAGACGCTGGACACCGAGCTGGGCGAGGCGCGCCAGGCGCTGGCGACGGCCACGGAGACCGAGGCCCGCGCCGGGCGCGTCGCCCGGTCCCGCGCCGCGTTCGGCACGCGGATGGCGCCGCGCGGCACCGAGGACCCCATCGGCGAGCCGGACGGCATCGAGCAGGGTTACCGCGGGAACAACCCGTGGGACCTGGACGCGGTGACCCGGTCGCTGCACCGCGACGCACCGGAACGCGCCGGCCGCGAGCTGCGGGCCCGCGCGCTGGACGCGGTGGAGAAGGTCCGCGGCGTCAACGACGCATCCAAGCAGCACATCACGCAGCTGCTGGACCAGTTCGACATCGAGGAGGACGACGCCGAGGGCCGGGGTGCCCGCGCCATCGCCGCGCACATCATCGCCACCTCGTCCAAGGAGTACACGCGGGCGTGGTCCAAGGCGTTCAAGACCGCCGTCCGCAACGGGCACCCCGACGTCGAGGCCCTGGCCGTGCTCCAGCGCGCGGCGTCGCTGACCGACGCGGCGGGCGGCTACGCCGTCCCCCTGCCGGTGGACCCGACGCTGATCCTCAACGACAACGGCTCGGTGTCCCCGCTGCGGCGTATCGCCACGGTGCGCACGGCGACCACCGACGTCTACCGGACGGTCAACGCCACCGCGGTCACCGCGTCCTACGACGCCGAGGGCTCCGAGGTCTCCGACGACACCCCGGTGTGGGCCAACACGGACATCACGATGCACATGGCGCGTGGGTTCCTGCCGTTCAGCATCGAGATCGGCGGGGACTACCCCAACTGGACCGCCGACACGGCGTTCCTGCTCAACGACGCCAAGGTGAACCTGGAGAACACCAAGTTCGTCCTGGGTTCCGGCGTCGGCGAACCGGTGGGCATCGTCACCGCCCTGGCCGGTGGGGCGTTCGAGATCGCCTCGGCGGCCGCGGACACGCTCGCCCTGGCCGACGTCTACAAGCTGGACGAAGAGCTGCCCGAGCGGTTCTACGACCAGGCGCAGTGGTTGGCGCACAAGAAGATTTACAGCGCGCTGCGGCAGGCGGGTGGGTCCAATTTGGACGACTTCTGGGCCGACCTGGGCAAGGGGCAGCCCTCCGAGCTGCTGGGGCACCCGGTCAACAACGCCTCGGCGATGGACGGCGTGATCAACGCGACCCAGGACAACCGGGTCGCGATCCTCGGCGACTGGCAGTACTTCTGGATCATCGACCGGGTGGGCTTCTCTACTGAGCTGATCCCGCACCTGTTCCACACCGCCAACAACCGCCCCAGCGGCCAACGCGGAGTGTTCGCCTACTGGCGCAACGGTTCGGACAGCGTGAACGACCGCGCGTTCCGGATGCTCAACGTCACCTGA